A single genomic interval of Lathyrus oleraceus cultivar Zhongwan6 chromosome 7, CAAS_Psat_ZW6_1.0, whole genome shotgun sequence harbors:
- the LOC127104959 gene encoding agamous-like MADS-box protein MADS4 isoform X1 produces MGRGRVELKRIENKINRQVTFAKRRNGLLKKAYELSVLCDAEVALIIFSNRGKLYEFCSSSSMLKTLERYQKCNYGAPEANVSAREALELSSQQEYLKLKARYEALQRSQRNLMGEDLGPLSSKELESLERQLDSSLKQIRSTRTQFMLDQLSDLQRKEHMLSEANRSLRQRQLEGYQLNQLQMNACVEEMGYGRHPSQNHGDGLFQQLECEPTLQIGYQHDPGSVVTAGPSMSNYMTGWLP; encoded by the exons ATGGGAAGGGGAAGAGTGGAGTTGAAGAGAATTGAAAACAAAATCAACAGACAAGTTACCTTCGCTAAACGAAGGAACGGGCTTTTGAAAAAAGCTTATGAACTTTCGGTTCTTTGCGATGCTGAAGTTGCTCTCATCATCTTCTCCAATAGAGGAAAATTGTACGAGTTTTGCAGCAGTTCAAG CATGCTCAAAACGCTAGAGAGGTACCAGAAATGCAACTATGGTGCTCCTGAAGCCAATGTATCTGCACGAGAAGCATTG GAGTTAAGCAGCCAACAGGAATATTTGAAGCTGAAGGCACGTTATGAAGCATTACAACGGTCTCAGAG GAACCTTATGGGAGAAGACCTTGGCCCTCTGAGTAGCAAAGAGCTCGAATCGCTTGAAAGGCAGCTAGATTCATCCTTGAAGCAAATAAGATCAACAAGG ACCCAATTCATGTTGGACCAACTCTCTGATCTTCAACGCAAG GAACATATGCTAAGCGAGGCTAACAGGTCTCTCAGACAAAGG CAGTTGGAAGGGTAtcaattgaatcaacttcaaatGAACGCGTGTGTTGAAGAAATGGGCTATGGTCGGCATCCAAGCCAAAATCACGGTGATGGCCTCTTTCAACAATTGGAGTGTGAGCCGACATTACAAATCGG TTATCAGCACGATCCAGGATCGGTGGTCACAGCAGGCCCAAGCATGAGTAATTACATGACAGGATGGTTACCATAG
- the LOC127104959 gene encoding MADS-box transcription factor 1-like isoform X2, translating into MGRGRVELKRIENKINRQVTFAKRRNGLLKKAYELSVLCDAEVALIIFSNRGKLYEFCSSSSMLKTLERYQKCNYGAPEANVSAREALELSSQQEYLKLKARYEALQRSQRNLMGEDLGPLSSKELESLERQLDSSLKQIRSTRTQFMLDQLSDLQRKEHMLSEANRSLRQRLEGYQLNQLQMNACVEEMGYGRHPSQNHGDGLFQQLECEPTLQIGYQHDPGSVVTAGPSMSNYMTGWLP; encoded by the exons ATGGGAAGGGGAAGAGTGGAGTTGAAGAGAATTGAAAACAAAATCAACAGACAAGTTACCTTCGCTAAACGAAGGAACGGGCTTTTGAAAAAAGCTTATGAACTTTCGGTTCTTTGCGATGCTGAAGTTGCTCTCATCATCTTCTCCAATAGAGGAAAATTGTACGAGTTTTGCAGCAGTTCAAG CATGCTCAAAACGCTAGAGAGGTACCAGAAATGCAACTATGGTGCTCCTGAAGCCAATGTATCTGCACGAGAAGCATTG GAGTTAAGCAGCCAACAGGAATATTTGAAGCTGAAGGCACGTTATGAAGCATTACAACGGTCTCAGAG GAACCTTATGGGAGAAGACCTTGGCCCTCTGAGTAGCAAAGAGCTCGAATCGCTTGAAAGGCAGCTAGATTCATCCTTGAAGCAAATAAGATCAACAAGG ACCCAATTCATGTTGGACCAACTCTCTGATCTTCAACGCAAG GAACATATGCTAAGCGAGGCTAACAGGTCTCTCAGACAAAGG TTGGAAGGGTAtcaattgaatcaacttcaaatGAACGCGTGTGTTGAAGAAATGGGCTATGGTCGGCATCCAAGCCAAAATCACGGTGATGGCCTCTTTCAACAATTGGAGTGTGAGCCGACATTACAAATCGG TTATCAGCACGATCCAGGATCGGTGGTCACAGCAGGCCCAAGCATGAGTAATTACATGACAGGATGGTTACCATAG